From the Paraflavitalea soli genome, the window ACAATAAGGGCAATGAGGCGGATAAAAAACGTGCGAGTACATCCAGGCAGGACAAAACGACCTCCTGCTGCTGTGTAACGCTGGTACAGACAGTTCATAATTGGTTATTTCTTTTTTGCTTAAGATCAGTTACATGCCTGGCCTATGATCTTGTAATGGCCTTCGGCCTGTTTTTCGATGCGGGTATTGGTAAGTGTGCTCAGTATTTGCAGGCAATCTGTTAAAGGTATATCGTCGATACTGATACGGTAATGGCAGTTTTTCAACTGCTCATGATCAAACTGGATCGATATATGGTATTTATGGTTGATATCGTATACGATCTCTTCCAGCGATGCATCTTCATATACCAGCCTGCCCTGTATAAAAGCAGCAATAACACCGGCAGGGATCTTTTTCAACCCGTAAGTATTGGCGGTTGTATCAAATGATAGTTGATCGCCAGGCAGCAGATTACGCCCTACCAGCGCAGAAGCGCCGGTTTGGTTAGTCTTTTCCACCTTTACAATACCGGTTTTAACGCTTACCTCCACCGTGTTCTGTTGAAAACCTTGCTTCACCAGGAAGGAGGTACCTAACACAGTAGTAATGACCGAGCCCGTATGCACCCGGAAGGGATGAAGCGTATCTCTCAAAACTTTAAAAAACACTTCCCCCCTTTCTACCCTGACCATCCTTTCCAGGGCTGTAAAATGATCGGGATAGCTTATCGCTGAGCCTGCATTGAGCCAGGCTGTGCTGCCATCGGGCAACTGACATTTTTTGTAACCCGTTTCCCCACTGCGTACAGTGAGCATCTTTGCAGGTAAAACAGACGTTCTTCCTCTAATACCAGGGCGATCCTTTTCGTCCGTGGGTCTTGAAACTGTTTCTCCTGGCTGTTTTGTATACAACGACCATCCAAACCAGCCAAGCCCTGCTACCGCTATTAATAGGGCCGCCACCCGCGAAAGCCGGAACAGTCGCACATACAGGCCACGCTTTTTCCCAGGTAAAAAAGTTACTGCATCCTTGTTTCCTGCCGCTTTCAGCTGCTGCAAAATGACCATATACAATTCTTCTTTCACAGCCGGCTCCTGCCCGGGTGACGACCATAGCTGTTCACTGCCCGCATCCAGTTGTTCATACCACTGCTCCACCAACAGGCGTTCCTCCGGAGAAGCTTTTCCTTCCTGGTATTGATCCAATAATGTTTGTAAGTCCTTTTCAGGCAGCATGCAGGTGATTTTACGATTATAAGACACCGGCCTGTTTCCTTAGTACTACGCCTTTTATGTTAAGAAATTATTACCCCGGCAGGGGGAGCCATGTGTTGTGAGATGCTGTGTATCTTCGTTCGGGGATAGCAATATGATGAATTTCGACATACCTGCACAAGGAGCCAGCCATGACCTGCTCCTGAATGGCTTTGATGATTTCTATAACCGTTTCTGGAAGCTGTTATACAGCACTGCCTTTGCCAAAACAGGCGATCACGCGGATAGTGTGGATATAGTGCAGGATCTTTTTATTCATCTGTGGGAAAAACGGCAAACCCTGCAGATTAATGGGTCATTGGAAAGTTACCTGCTCACCAGTCTGCGCAACCGCATTCTCAACCACTTCAGGAACAAAGGCGTACGTGAAAAAGTAAGGGCCGACTACGCCCGTTTTGTAGATGCCCTCGTAAGTAACAGAACAATATTTGCAGAACAGGAATCGCTGCGCAATACAGCCGAAGAGGCTGTACAAAAAGCATTGGAGCAATTGCCCGAAAAAATGAAATACATTATCGTTCAGAACAAATACCATCAGCGCACTATTCAGCAACTGGCAGAGGAACTGAACATCGCTCCGCAAACTGTAAAAAACCAGCTTACCAAGGGGCTGCACCGCATTGAACATTTTCTGCGGCAGCATCATGCACGGGAGATTACTTTTCTCTTGCTACTGTATACAGCACAGCAACCCGGGCCTAATCTGTTTTAATACGCTTTTTCATCGGCTGCTTTTTCCAATAAGTAAGGCTACGCCATAACCACTCAAAAGGGCCGAAGTGGAAGAACCGCAACCACAGGTGGCTCCAGATGATCTGCACCACCCACACGGCCAGGACAAAATAATATACCTCCACACGTTGTAGCTTTCCATACATGCCAAAGCCAACACCATAGAAAAACACACCACATACAATAGACTGCATAAGGTAATTGGTAAAAGCCATCTGCCCTACCGGGCGCATCAGGGCAAACAACCATTTCACCCAACCGGATTTATACAGCAGCATGATCAATCCTAAAAGACCAATGGACCGGCCCAGCCGCGACAAAGTATACAACTCAATAACTTCATGTTTGGTCATATCGAATCCATTAAAATGATTCGTGATAGCAGTATCCAGCCGCAGATAAGACAGGGTTAATCCAACCGCCAGTCCTGCAATGGTCATGATCCAATACACTTTGGCAGTAGCCTGCCCGGTAAGCACCCCCATCTTAAACAAAGCCATCCCCAGGAACATAAAGGACAATACATCCCATACATGGTAGTATAGAAATCTTACGAGGAAGCTCATGTACAGATCGCCCCGGTACTCATAAGCATCGGCAAAACTGCCCGTCGTTTTACGGATAGATTTCTCCGCTCTTTTAAGCTTTTTCTCTGTAGCACTTCTTTCTTTGAAATCCTTCATAGCAGTGAGGTCTTCCTTTTGCTGCTCTGTTAATTTGGTATGGGTGGTATCCAGCGCAGCGATCTTTTCTCCTTTGGTGATAATCGCTTTGTCCTTATAGAGGTCGCGGGTCTCCCGGCCCAGCATCAGCAAAAAGCAAATACCGGCGCCGATCAATAAATGTCGGCCAGGCAATTTGCGGAAGGCAAACATGATCATGCCCAGGCAGGCATAATCAAATAAGATATCGCCAAACCACAACAGTATCCAGACATCTATCAAGCCAAAGACCAGGAGCCACAACTGGCGCCGGAAGAAGTAATCGACCGGCAGGGTGCCCGGCAGTTTCTTTTCGGCCCTGGTGGTAAATAAAATGATACCGGCGCCAAAGAGCATGGAGAAAATAGCCCGCTGGGTACCCTCGGGGATCCAGTTCACCAGCCACCATACTTTATAATTGATGGTACCATATTCATTCCAGACAGTGGGATCAAACCCTACAGCAGAGGGAAGGCCGAAGCCCGGAATATTCATGAGTAAGATGCCGAGAATGGCAAAACCGCGAAGGGCGTCCATGATGCCAATACGTTCAGATTGGCTCACGGGTGCAGCCAGTGGAGCAGCAGCAACAGCAGTAGACATAGATAAGGTTAGTTTTGGTTTAATGGCAATAAGGGAAAACCATTATGCGCATACGCACATAATGATCAATTAAGATAATGCTTTCTTTTGGGAAAAGAAACAAATTAACATCCCTTATAACGAACGTATCACTTTACAGGGATTCCCCGCGGCAAAAACATCAGGCGGTATATTTTTTGTTACCACACTGCCTGCGCCGATCACAGCGCGGTTCCCAATGATAACACCCGGACAAACCACCACACTGCCACCGATCCACACATCTTCGCCGATCACAATCAGTTTGGCATATTCCAACCCGGATGCCCTTTCGCGATGGTCCATGGGATGCATGGCCGTATAGAGCTGCACATTGGGTCCCAGGAGGGTTCTGCTGCCAATGGTCACGGACATTACATCCAGCACTACGCAATTGAAATTGAAGAATACCTTCTCCCCCATTTTTATATTGTAGCCATAGTCACAATAGAAGGGAGGCTGTAACCATAAACCAGCGCCTGCATGAGGCAGCAGGTCTTTCAGGATGGCCGCCCGCTTTTCCGGTTCATCTTCCCGGCTATCGTTCAGTGCCTTGATCAGCAACCGGGCTGTTGTTCTTTCCTCCGTGAGCTGCTGGTCCATGGCATCATACAATTCTCCCGCCAGCATCTTTTCTTTTTCCGTTTTCATGGCGTGAAGGTAGCAGATCGCAGCCCGCCATTTTCACTTAATTTTGCACCAAATTACCCGATTTGAGTGCTACTGTGTTTTTGCTGACGCCGCCTTTTACGCAACTGAATACGCCGTACCCGGCCACCGCCTACCTGAAGGGATTCCTCAACACCCGGAATATCACTTCCTTCCAGGCCGACCTGGGTATTGAGGTCACCCTGGCGCTGTTCAGCCGGGCCGGACTCCAGGAACTGTTCACCCGTATCAGCAACACGCCCCCTATCACCTCCACCGACAATATAGCCCGCATTATAGCCCTCCAGGACGATTATATCACCACCATCGACGATGTGATCAACTTCCTGCAAGGCCACAACCCTACCCTCGCCCACCGCATCTGCAAACGTGATTTCCTGCCCGAAGCCGGCCGTTTTGCCCAACTGGAAGACCTCGACTGGGCCTTCGGCTCCATGGGCAACCAGGACAAGGCCAAACACCTGGCCACCATGTACCTGGAAGACCTCTCCGACCTGATCCGCGAATGTGTGGATGAACATTTTGGCTTCAGCCGCTACGCGGAACGCCTCGGCCGCTCTGCCAATAGCTTTGATGAACTGTACGCCGCCCTGCAAAAGGAATACACCTATATCGACCAGCTATTGATCAGCCTGCTGCAAACGCATATGCAGGCTGTACAACCCAAACTGGTAGCCATCTCCGTCCCCTTCCCCGGCAACCTGTATACCTCCCTGCGCTGCGGCCAGTGGATCAAACAAAAGCATCCCGGCATAAAAGTGGTGATGGGCGGCGGATTTGCCAATACCGAATTGCGTTCCCTCTCCGATCCACGGGTATTTGAATTCTATGATTTCATTACCCTCGATGATGGTGAAGCGCCCATCGAAAACCTGATACAACATGTAGAGGGCCACAAAACAATAGAAGAACTAAAACGTACTTTCACGCTGGTAGACGGACAGGTCACTTACTTCAACAACAAAGCCTGCACGGATTACAAACAGGGACAGGTGGGCACGCCCGATTACAGCGATTTTCTGCTGAATAAATACATCTCCGCCATTGAAGTGGTGAACCCCATGCACCGCATGTGGAGTGATGGCCGCTGGAATAAGCTCACCATGGCGCATGGCTGCTATTGGGGCAAATGCACTTTCTGTGATATCTCACTCGATTATATCCGCCTATATGAGCCAATTGCCGCCTCCCTGCTCTGCGACCGCATGGAAGAGATCATTGCCCAAACCGGGCAGAATGGTTTTCACTTTGTGGATGAAGCCGCACCACCGGCACTGATGCGTGCCCTGGCGCTGGAAATATTAAAACGCAAACTGGTCGTAAGCTGGTGGACGAATATCCGTTTTGAGAAAAGCTTTACGCGCGATCTCTGTCTGCTGCTGAAACGCTCAGGTTGTATTGCCGTATCCGGTGGATTGGAAGTAGCCAGCGACCGCCTGCTGGAGCTGATCCAAAAAGGCATTACGGTGGCGCAGGTGGCGCAGGTGAACCGCAACTTTACGGAATCGGGCATCATGGTACACGCCTACCTCATGTATGGCTTTCCCACGCAAACAGCACAGGAGACCATTGATGCGCTGGAAATGATACGGCAAATGTTTGCCGCCGGCATCCTGCAATCGGCTTTCTGGCATTTGTTTACCATGACGGCGCATAGCCCGGTGGGACTGCAGCCGGAAAAGTTCAAT encodes:
- a CDS encoding FecR family protein; this translates as MLPEKDLQTLLDQYQEGKASPEERLLVEQWYEQLDAGSEQLWSSPGQEPAVKEELYMVILQQLKAAGNKDAVTFLPGKKRGLYVRLFRLSRVAALLIAVAGLGWFGWSLYTKQPGETVSRPTDEKDRPGIRGRTSVLPAKMLTVRSGETGYKKCQLPDGSTAWLNAGSAISYPDHFTALERMVRVERGEVFFKVLRDTLHPFRVHTGSVITTVLGTSFLVKQGFQQNTVEVSVKTGIVKVEKTNQTGASALVGRNLLPGDQLSFDTTANTYGLKKIPAGVIAAFIQGRLVYEDASLEEIVYDINHKYHISIQFDHEQLKNCHYRISIDDIPLTDCLQILSTLTNTRIEKQAEGHYKIIGQACN
- a CDS encoding RNA polymerase sigma factor, translated to MMNFDIPAQGASHDLLLNGFDDFYNRFWKLLYSTAFAKTGDHADSVDIVQDLFIHLWEKRQTLQINGSLESYLLTSLRNRILNHFRNKGVREKVRADYARFVDALVSNRTIFAEQESLRNTAEEAVQKALEQLPEKMKYIIVQNKYHQRTIQQLAEELNIAPQTVKNQLTKGLHRIEHFLRQHHAREITFLLLLYTAQQPGPNLF
- a CDS encoding DUF418 domain-containing protein, with amino-acid sequence MSTAVAAAPLAAPVSQSERIGIMDALRGFAILGILLMNIPGFGLPSAVGFDPTVWNEYGTINYKVWWLVNWIPEGTQRAIFSMLFGAGIILFTTRAEKKLPGTLPVDYFFRRQLWLLVFGLIDVWILLWFGDILFDYACLGMIMFAFRKLPGRHLLIGAGICFLLMLGRETRDLYKDKAIITKGEKIAALDTTHTKLTEQQKEDLTAMKDFKERSATEKKLKRAEKSIRKTTGSFADAYEYRGDLYMSFLVRFLYYHVWDVLSFMFLGMALFKMGVLTGQATAKVYWIMTIAGLAVGLTLSYLRLDTAITNHFNGFDMTKHEVIELYTLSRLGRSIGLLGLIMLLYKSGWVKWLFALMRPVGQMAFTNYLMQSIVCGVFFYGVGFGMYGKLQRVEVYYFVLAVWVVQIIWSHLWLRFFHFGPFEWLWRSLTYWKKQPMKKRIKTD
- a CDS encoding sugar O-acetyltransferase, with product MKTEKEKMLAGELYDAMDQQLTEERTTARLLIKALNDSREDEPEKRAAILKDLLPHAGAGLWLQPPFYCDYGYNIKMGEKVFFNFNCVVLDVMSVTIGSRTLLGPNVQLYTAMHPMDHRERASGLEYAKLIVIGEDVWIGGSVVVCPGVIIGNRAVIGAGSVVTKNIPPDVFAAGNPCKVIRSL
- a CDS encoding B12-binding domain-containing radical SAM protein, encoding MSATVFLLTPPFTQLNTPYPATAYLKGFLNTRNITSFQADLGIEVTLALFSRAGLQELFTRISNTPPITSTDNIARIIALQDDYITTIDDVINFLQGHNPTLAHRICKRDFLPEAGRFAQLEDLDWAFGSMGNQDKAKHLATMYLEDLSDLIRECVDEHFGFSRYAERLGRSANSFDELYAALQKEYTYIDQLLISLLQTHMQAVQPKLVAISVPFPGNLYTSLRCGQWIKQKHPGIKVVMGGGFANTELRSLSDPRVFEFYDFITLDDGEAPIENLIQHVEGHKTIEELKRTFTLVDGQVTYFNNKACTDYKQGQVGTPDYSDFLLNKYISAIEVVNPMHRMWSDGRWNKLTMAHGCYWGKCTFCDISLDYIRLYEPIAASLLCDRMEEIIAQTGQNGFHFVDEAAPPALMRALALEILKRKLVVSWWTNIRFEKSFTRDLCLLLKRSGCIAVSGGLEVASDRLLELIQKGITVAQVAQVNRNFTESGIMVHAYLMYGFPTQTAQETIDALEMIRQMFAAGILQSAFWHLFTMTAHSPVGLQPEKFNVKRENNSTGSFANNDLVHIDETGADHETFSYGLKKSLLNYMHGIGINDPLQKWFEFKVPKTKVAPDYIATVLTQDLYTSTKPTSKIVWLGRHPAVEHFTKSKKGNSWEMTSLTFQDKKEKYSISVNKEQGDWLAEMLEKLSITNAKTYTLQEVMDSYRAAGLEDFELFWDNKPVNTLHKVGLLKL